Below is a window of Deltaproteobacteria bacterium DNA.
CCAAACAAACTAGGTATGGTTAGATCTCGAGAGAATGTGACATAGAAAACGTGCTAATATCGATCGTGAGCGCAACTACTTAAATACTAATGCTATTTATTTGACATGCCAAAAAAGCAAAAAGATGTCCCCTCCGAAAAAAAAAAGGAACGCCGAGATCGTTCAAAAGCTATTTCCGAGGCCGACACATGATGCCACGGTTGAGGATGTAGTTACCATCATGGCAAGCTCCTAGAAAGCCAGGGTCCAAAAGTATTTGCTATGCTTAGAGGGAGCATTTGCCAGCACTTTACTAGAGGGCTAAATTTTGGATTTGTAGGGCTGACGTCGGGAATCGAGCCGCCATTTTGTTTTATATACCAATGTAGAGGTAGCGGCGTCGCGCCCCATTGTGCTTTAAAGTGATAAGTGCCCGAATCTGGCGAACAGCGCCCGAAATCAAAGATTTTGTAGCCGTCTTCGCAGGCAGTTTTAATTACTTGCCAGTAGAGCAGCATATTAGGGGAGAGTTTGTTTGCCATTCTAAGTGAGGATGCCCAAGGGATTTCTACGGCGCGTTGGTGACCGATAGTAATGGCTGCTGCGAGAGGCTTGTTTTCTTGCTTGATGACGATACAGCGAGCTTTGGATCCAAAGAACTTCATAGAATTGTAAAACAACGATTTGGGGTATACCGGTGTGCCTAAGTCGCGCATGTTTTGTGAAAAGACTGAGTAGAAGTCTTCGAGCAAGTCTAATCGATTTGACGAAGTGCTAGTCGACTCTGCATACATTCCAAGTTTTAAGGGTCGGCGAATGCGGTTTCGCAGCTTGGTATCAAAAGCCTGAAAGAGGTCTTCTGGATCTGGACAGAGATTTAAGGTCATCGCTACCTTGTGGCTCTTTTCGTAATAACCGCATGTATCTTTTAGGCAATCATTCGCTCCTCTATGTCGAAGTTCTAAATATTTGGCTCCCAATTCTTTAACTAGCTCTACAGCCTTGTCGCTCAAGGCCAAAAACGCCTCTCTATTAAATGCCAAAATGCCGCCGGCATTTAAGTATGGTAAGGAAATTAGCGCCTTGCCGAAAAGAACGCTCCTAACAAAACTAAGCGGCAATATTCCAACAACTTGGCCGCTGGCACTAGCGGTGGATGTAATAGAGGAAACATCCCTTGCTATTAGATAGTACGGTGCGTGCGAAAATGTTTTTGCAAGGATGCTGCGCCATTCCCAGCAATGTGCGTGATGAACGCTGTCTACCTTGTCAAGAAAGCGGTTCCACTCAGGCTCGTCGTTGTCGGTAGCAATGTCAACCCGGATGGACATCAGTAGAGCACATAAAAAAAGTTACAATTCTAACGATATATGTTCGCTAGCAAACGCCTGTTGCAACACTGAACGAATGGGCGCAAACTCAAAGGTAGTCAACAAATGGCCGATCTTCTTGTTCAAAGTCCTAATTCCCCCGTAATGTCGCACTTTAGTCAAATACGAAACACCCTCAACAACCGGCTGTTCATCATCTAACTCCCAGGGATGAAAGTAGCAGGTAAAGGGCATTTTCTCAACTTGATTAATTCTTTGGAGAAAGTAGCTAATGAATTTAAGCGGAAGGTGTCGCCAATACGCACCGCCTGCCAAGGGAATCCTAAGTGTTCGGTTAAATACTTTGACCTCGGCTGTTGCCAGAGGACAAAGTACTAGCTTGCCCGCAGGAGTGCCTATTATTGTGGGAAAGCGATCTTTATCGAGATTATTGTATCGCGGATGCCAGGTAGGAAAGACGCTAGAATCGTAACGGTAGCCAGCTTCTACTATGATTTCGTGTGCCCATGGATTTTTTTCGGTAATCGAGAAGCTCGGAGCTCTATAGCCAATAACCTCGCGACCACAAATATCCTCTAGCAATTTCTTGCTATGCGTAATATCGTTTCTAAAAGCGGCAGGCGTCTGTTCGTAGGCCAAATAATGTTCATGGCCATGCGAGGCAATTTCATGGCCAGCGTTACTTATAGTTTTTACTATCGCTGGTTTTAGCTCTGCCACTAGTCCAAGTATAAAGAAGCTGCCAATTGTGTTGCTCATCGAAAACAAATCTAGGGTTTTAGATACAGACTCCTCAAGTCTCGAGGTGCACAACGGCCAGTCGCTACGACTTATGTGCGAAGAGAAATTTGTTACGTGGAAGTATTCTTCCACGTCAACTGAGATAGCATTTAACACGTTTTACCTAAACAGCCCTTATTTGTCTTGCCCATGACTTTGTTCTGCAAAAAAAACTCGCTAGAGAGTTTCATAAAGAGATCCATTGCTCCCAGTGGCAACTTTGTTTCACCGGCGCGGATGTTTAAAACCTGGCAAAGAGTGCGATGCTCTCTGCGGCATTCGTCGGCTCATAAGTGCCTTAGACTAGCAGTTTTTGATGTTTTGGCAAAAGAGCTAAGTGCTCGCCAAGGGGCAGAATCGCTTAAATTCTTTGGCAGTGGAAAGGAAAGTCTCTATCGAATATTTAAAAACATTAGAAGACTGAGCGACAAAAAGGTAGTGGCTATAAGTGCTTATACATGCCCAGAGATTGCTGCGGCAGCGGTATGTGCGGGTTTTAAGGTGTTCCCCGTCGATATTTTAGAGGGAACCTTGGATTTGAACGGAGCTTCGGTTTCAGATTCCCAGTGCGGTTCATTTGCAGCAGTAGTGTTGTCCAATCTATATGGAATGGTTGATAAACTAGCGTTGTGGGCGGAGCGCCAAGAGGCGCATGATTTTTTTATAATAGATGACGCATGTCAGTCGTTCTTGAGTAGGGATGGGAGTTTCTATGTCGGCTGTCGTCCAAATACGATTGGCGTCATGAGTTTTGGTCGCGGCAAAGCGTATTCATGTTTAGGTGGTGGGGCGGTTTTCTTTTCGAGAAAGGCTGAGGAGAATGAAGGGCTTAGACAACTTAGGCGTTTAATTGAAGATGAGGAGAGGGTAGTTTGCGGCAGTTTGCGACGAAATGTGACGGAAGTATTAGGGCTAATGTTATCGTTTTCCTATTGGTTATTAGAGCGACCGTCGCTGTATGGCTTAACCGAGTACTTGCCGTATTCGCATTTAGGAGAAACTACTTTTAGCAAAGGAGTAATTTGCCGCGAGATGGCGCTGGTAAGCGCCTTAGCGGCTTTGGCGCAGGACGAGTTTTTAGACGCCATTAAAAGTAACAGAACGACAAATGCCCTATTGTGGGGCAAAGGGATTTCGCAAGCAGCTTATGTCCAGCCGATTCTTAATAGGCATTCGTCTCTTGAGAACGGCGATGTTGTGCCAAATAGATATCCGGTTCTGTGTGCTAGTGCTCAAGTTAGGCAGGAAGTGGTGATGCAGCTATCGAGTGCAGGTTTGGGGGCAAGCTTTTCGTACGACAAGGTGTTAGCGGATTTTGCAGGCCTTAGGCCGCATTTGGTGAGTGAGAAGTGCGACGTTGCGAGGGATGTGGCGCATAGGCTGTTTACTTTGCCAGTGCACGCCTATGTACGGGAATCCGACATAGAGAAGGGCTGTAGAATTATCAATGAGTGTGGGTAAAATGCTTGAGTTAATTTTTGTCTTATCCGTATTTATGGTGTTTTATGCCTATTTTGGCTATCCCTTGCTGCTCTTGTTGTTGGTCAACACTAAGAGAAGGATTTCGTCCGGTGTTTTAGCTTCCTTTAATCCGACTGTTACAATTGTCATTGCAGCTCGCAATGAAGAGCAGGTGATCGCCGAGAAGCTAGAAAATACTTTAGGTCTGTTATGGGGCGAGGGGAAAACGGTTGAGAGCGCGCCTGAGCTGCAAGTGATTGTCGCATCGGATTGTTCTGAGGATAAGACAGATAGTATCGTTAGGTTGCATGCTGCGAGGAAGGTTGAGCTAGTAAGGGCTACTGAGAGGCGTGGCAAGGAGCATGTTCAGGCGCTTGCAGTAGATGCGTCGCGTGGAGACATTTTGGTGTTTACCGATGCTAAGACGACGTTGCGAAGTGATGCGCTTAAGAATTTAGTTAAGTATTTTGCCGACCCAGGAATAGGGGCTATCAGTAGTTTGGATGAGGTGGATTTTGGAGCTGGGATTGGAGAGGGGGCTTATGTTCGCTATGAGATGTGGGTAAGGGAGCTCGAGTCGAGTTTTTATTCTTTAGTGGGCTTAAGTGGGTCGTGTTTTGCAGTTAGGAGAAACTTATGTAGGGATTTTCGCAGGGATATTCCTAGCGATTTTTCCGTATTGCTAAGCGTGGTTAAAAATGGATTTCGCGGCGTGTTGGCCGGTGACGTCCTGTGTTCTTATAAGAGCACTACTAATCCGGCCGAAGAATTTAGAAGAAAGGTGAGGACGATTCTTAGAGGGATGACCACGCTTCATAGTTGTAAAGAGGTCTTAAATGTCTTTGTCTACGGAGCATTTTCTTGGCAAGTATTTAGCCATAAACTCTGTCGCTGGCTAGTTCCGTTCTTTGTGATCCTTGCGGCCTTTTGCCTACTGATTCTTTCGTTTAGTTCAATGTTTTATATGTCTATATTGATGTTTAGCCTTGGAACACTTCTGCTTGCAGCAGGGGGCTATTTTAGCGAACACTTAAGAAAGGAGATGTTTTGTAAGATTCCGTTGTTTTTTATAATTTCCAATTTAGCCATCCTAGTTGCCGCCTGGCACTTTGCTCTTGGCAAGCGATCGATCATGTGGACACCATCACTTCGCATGTTCGCGCTTGCGCTTTTGGCGACGATCTTTCCATAGGGAATCGGTTGAAGACTATAGCCACAACCTTAAATGCTTAGTTTTATTAATGAATGTTCATGGTTATAAAACTCTAGTACTACTTAGTAGGTTTTGCTACTCGTCTTCAAATGCGCCAAAAAAATCCCTTAACCGCGTATTAGCATCAATAATATTGGCACAGCAATGTGATCTCCGGGGATCCTGTCGGTATTGATAATGTACCTGCGGCAATATTGTAGCAACGCGTTTTCGGATTTTTCCGTATGGGTTGGTTTGGCAACGTAAAGATTCGCCACAAGCTAGTCCTATTGGTGATAATACCAATGGTGGGCTTCTTTCATTTTGGCGCAGCTCGAGTTTCAGAGACTAGAGCTACGTCGCAGGAGTCGGCCTCGCTGGTTCATTTGGTTAATTTGTCGATTTACGTAGGCAATCTCGTTCACGAAACGCAACTGGAGCGGGCGATGAGTGTTGGCTACATGACTTCAAGTAGCAACCGTTATAATTTGGCCTTGTCCGAGCAAAGAGGTGTAGTAGACGAAAATCGCTACCTACTAGAAAAGTATTTTTTGAGTATATCTGACGAAATTGTCTCGGAAAAACTAAAAAAGGAATTTCAAAAATCCTTCTCCAATATCCAAGCTCTCGTCAGTATTCGAGCTGTTGTCGACAAGCGGCGTCATCAGGACGAGCAAGTTGTAATAAACTACTTTGGCAATTTAAACACACGACTAGTTGACACTATCCGGTATTTTGCCCAGTATTCTCCTCGCACCAGT
It encodes the following:
- a CDS encoding FemAB family PEP-CTERM system-associated protein; this encodes MSIRVDIATDNDEPEWNRFLDKVDSVHHAHCWEWRSILAKTFSHAPYYLIARDVSSITSTASASGQVVGILPLSFVRSVLFGKALISLPYLNAGGILAFNREAFLALSDKAVELVKELGAKYLELRHRGANDCLKDTCGYYEKSHKVAMTLNLCPDPEDLFQAFDTKLRNRIRRPLKLGMYAESTSTSSNRLDLLEDFYSVFSQNMRDLGTPVYPKSLFYNSMKFFGSKARCIVIKQENKPLAAAITIGHQRAVEIPWASSLRMANKLSPNMLLYWQVIKTACEDGYKIFDFGRCSPDSGTYHFKAQWGATPLPLHWYIKQNGGSIPDVSPTNPKFSPLVKCWQMLPLSIANTFGPWLSRSLP
- a CDS encoding DUF3473 domain-containing protein — its product is MLNAISVDVEEYFHVTNFSSHISRSDWPLCTSRLEESVSKTLDLFSMSNTIGSFFILGLVAELKPAIVKTISNAGHEIASHGHEHYLAYEQTPAAFRNDITHSKKLLEDICGREVIGYRAPSFSITEKNPWAHEIIVEAGYRYDSSVFPTWHPRYNNLDKDRFPTIIGTPAGKLVLCPLATAEVKVFNRTLRIPLAGGAYWRHLPLKFISYFLQRINQVEKMPFTCYFHPWELDDEQPVVEGVSYLTKVRHYGGIRTLNKKIGHLLTTFEFAPIRSVLQQAFASEHISLEL
- a CDS encoding DegT/DnrJ/EryC1/StrS family aminotransferase — translated: MRCSLRHSSAHKCLRLAVFDVLAKELSARQGAESLKFFGSGKESLYRIFKNIRRLSDKKVVAISAYTCPEIAAAAVCAGFKVFPVDILEGTLDLNGASVSDSQCGSFAAVVLSNLYGMVDKLALWAERQEAHDFFIIDDACQSFLSRDGSFYVGCRPNTIGVMSFGRGKAYSCLGGGAVFFSRKAEENEGLRQLRRLIEDEERVVCGSLRRNVTEVLGLMLSFSYWLLERPSLYGLTEYLPYSHLGETTFSKGVICREMALVSALAALAQDEFLDAIKSNRTTNALLWGKGISQAAYVQPILNRHSSLENGDVVPNRYPVLCASAQVRQEVVMQLSSAGLGASFSYDKVLADFAGLRPHLVSEKCDVARDVAHRLFTLPVHAYVRESDIEKGCRIINECG
- a CDS encoding glycosyltransferase family 2 protein, with protein sequence MLELIFVLSVFMVFYAYFGYPLLLLLLVNTKRRISSGVLASFNPTVTIVIAARNEEQVIAEKLENTLGLLWGEGKTVESAPELQVIVASDCSEDKTDSIVRLHAARKVELVRATERRGKEHVQALAVDASRGDILVFTDAKTTLRSDALKNLVKYFADPGIGAISSLDEVDFGAGIGEGAYVRYEMWVRELESSFYSLVGLSGSCFAVRRNLCRDFRRDIPSDFSVLLSVVKNGFRGVLAGDVLCSYKSTTNPAEEFRRKVRTILRGMTTLHSCKEVLNVFVYGAFSWQVFSHKLCRWLVPFFVILAAFCLLILSFSSMFYMSILMFSLGTLLLAAGGYFSEHLRKEMFCKIPLFFIISNLAILVAAWHFALGKRSIMWTPSLRMFALALLATIFP